A portion of the Cryptomeria japonica chromosome 5, Sugi_1.0, whole genome shotgun sequence genome contains these proteins:
- the LOC131875587 gene encoding uncharacterized protein LOC131875587, with translation MVDTTIRIGYPHNFDQSQFECTSTSFEELASTTFGVDTAQDTARGDTARGSDEHMHEIGGSGPHPGDKRDTARGSDEHMHETGGSGPRPGDKRDTARGSDEHMHETGGSGPRPGDKRDTSRGSDEHMHETGGSGPRPGDKRDTTRGSDEHMHETGGSGPRPGDKRPRDVIDDST, from the exons atg gtggacactaccattaggataggttatcctcataattttgaccagagccaatttgaatgcacatcgacatcctttgag gagttagctagcactacatttggtgttgatactgcacaagatactgctagaggagatactgcaagaggatctgatgagcatatg catgagataggtggatctggaccacatcccggggacaagagagatactgctagaggatctgatgagcatatg catgagacaggtggatctggaccacgtcccggggacaagagagatactgctagaggatctgatgagcatatg catgagacaggtggatctggaccacgtcccggggacaagagagatacttctagaggatctgatgagcatatg catgagacaggtggatctggaccacgtcccggggacaagagagatactactagaggatctgatgagcatatg catgagacaggtggatctggaccacgtcccggggacaagagaccacgagatgttattgatgatagcacttag